The DNA window GCGCCGAACCTGACGCAGATCGCGGCGGAGTTCGGGTTCGATGCGGTGGAGCGCGACACGAAGCTGGGGAGCGCGATCGCGGCGGCGTTCTTCCTGGTCGGCGGGCTGATGTCGGTGGGCGCGGGCTACCTGACGGATCGGTTTCCGCGGAAGTGGCTGTTCGTGGGTGTGGTGGTGGTGGGCGAGATCCCGTGTCTGTGGACGGGGTTCGTGCGGAGCTACGAGGAGCTGTTCGTCGCCCGGATGCTGACGGGGATCGGGCTCGGGGCGGCGATGCCGCTCCTGTACTCGCTGCTGGGCGACTACTTCTCGGCGAGGGTGCGCGCTTCGGCGTCGGCGGTGACGACGTTCGCGATGGGGATCGGGATCGCGGGGGGGCAGGTCCTGGCCGGGGCAGTGGGTCCGGAGCACGGGTGGCGGCTGCCGTTCGTGCTGGTGGCTGCGCCGAACTTCGTGCTGGCCGGGGTGGTGGCGCTGGTGATGCGGGAGCCGCAGCGGGGTGGGGCCGAGGCAGTGCAGGTGGTGAGCGGGGGGCAGAACGAGCGGGTGGCGCTGGCGGACTGGAAGGCGCTGCTCCGGGTGCGGACGAACGCACTGCTGTTCCTGCAAGGGCTGCCCGGGTGCGTGCCGTGGGGGATGCTGTTCACGTTCTGGAACGACTACTTCGCGCAGGACAAGGGGCTGGGGGTGGGGCCAGCGACGCTGCTGGTGATGGTGGTGGGCGGGGCGGTGATCGGGGGGAGCTTGCTCGGGGGGCTGCTGGGGAACCACGTGTACCGGCGGCGGCCGAACGCGCTGCCGGTGCTGTGCGGGGTGGCGGCGATCGTGGGGGTGCTGCCCGCGCTGGCGCTGATCAACACCCCGGCGCACACGGGGGATGGGGCGCCAGGGATGGGGGCGCTGATGGGGCTGGGCGCGGTGATGGGGCTGGTGATCAGCATCCCGAGCGCGAACATCCGGGCGATGCTGGTGAACGTGAACCCGCCCGCGGCGCGGGGGTCGGTGTTCGGGCTGTTCAACCTCGCCGATGATCTGGGCAAGGGGCTGGGGCCGTTCCTGATCGGGCCGCTGGTGGCCGTGCTGGGACGCACGGGGGCGTTCAATGTGGCGGCGAGTCTGTGGGTGCTGTGCGGGCTCGCGCTGCTGGCGGCAGGAAGGACGTTCGCGGGGGATCAGGAGGCGATGGAGGCGGGGCTGCGCGCGCGGCAGGGGGGATGAGGCGCGCGCGACGGTGAGGAGGGAGAGAGGGGGCGCGCTTCAGGCGTCGTCCTGGGTCTCCTTGATCTTCACCGTGGTCTTGGGCGGGTCGACGATGAAGGTGACGAGGCGCTCCTTGGCCTCGAACTCCTGCCGGTAGATGACGGCGGAGTGCTTGTGCTTGAAGGGGCCGATGCGGACGCGGTGCCAGAGGCCACGGCCCTTCACGTAGGCAGGCTCGACGTAGGCGTGGTGGCCACGGCGGCGGAGGGCGGCGGCGAACTTCTCGGCGTCGGCGGGCTCCTTGAAGGAGCTGACCTGGAGCTGGAAGTTGCCAGGGCTGCCGATGGCGACCTCCTGGCCGCCTTCGCGAGAGACGTGGCGCGCCATCTCGGTGAGCGCGTCCTTGCCCTGGGCGATGGGCTCGAGCATCACCTGCGCGGGCAGCTCGACGACGGGGAGCTTGTCGGCGGCCGGCGGAGGCGCGGTGGGAGCGCCCGAAGCCAGGGGGAACGGGAGCGCGGGATCGGCCTTGGGGCGCTCGCGCACGGCTTCGAGGGCGGTGGTCGGGCGGTCCGAGTCGGAGAGGAGCTCGGGGAAGGTGACCTGGTGGCCGATGGAGGGCTTGCGGTCGATCTTGACGCCGGCCGGGTGGGTGCGCGCGACCAGATCGCCGAGGGGATCGGCGGGGGTGGGGCGCTCGCGGGCAGGGACGCGCAGGAGCGCGACGGCCGCGAAGACGATGCACGCGCCGCCCAGGGAGGCGAGCACGAGGGCGCCGGCGCGCGAGGGGCGGCGGTCGGCCTCGGTCTCCTGGATCTGGTCGAGGTTCCGGATGGCGCCAGGGTCCACGATGTCTGCTCGGTGGCTCATTCGCTCCTCGAGGGGTCGCTCAGGTCGTCGTCGTCATGGGCGGGGGATGCCGCGCCTTCAGGGGCCGGCGCGCCGGCGTCGGCGGCGCGCTTCTCCATGTGGTCGAGTGCAGTGATGCCCGCGAGGCGGAGGCCCGCGCCGTAGACGGTGCGGATGGCCTCGACCCACGCGAGCCGTGCCAGGGTCTTGTCGCGATCCCAGTGGGCCTCCCAGCCCGGCTCGGCGGTGATCGCGGCAGAGGGAAGGATGGCGTCGTTCTCGCCCTTGAGCCGGGTCCAGTAGCTCTGGAAGGCCTGCGAGAGGTCCTGGAGGTAGAACAGGGTGCGGTGGGGCTCGCGCAGGGTGGCCGCCTCGGCGATCACGGCAGGGAAGCGGCCGAGTCGGGCGAGGATGGCGAGCTCGTCGGGGTGCGTGAGCTTCTCGGCAAGGGTGTCGGTGATGGGCGGGGGCGTGAGGCCGAAGACCTCGCGGGCGCGGCGCAGGACGGAGCAGAGGCGCGCGTGGCCGTACTGGAGGTAGAAGACCGGGTTGTCGAGGGAGGCCTTCTTGGCGATCTCGAGATCGAGGTCGATGACGTTGTCGCTGCGGCGCGAGAGGTAGAAATAACGGAGGGCATCGGCGCCCGCGCCACGTCGGCCGGCTGCGTGGTCGATCTCTTCGACGACCTCTTCGACGGTGATCAGGTTGCCGAGGCGCTTGCCGAGCTTGTACGGCTTGCCGTCGCGCAGCAGGTTCACGAGCTGGTAGAGCAGCACCTCGAAGCGCTCGCTCGGGAGGCCGAGGGCGCGGAGGGCGCCGCGGACGCGCGCAGTGTAGCCGTGGTGGTCGGCGCCGAGGACGACGAGGAGGCGGTCGTAGCCGCGGGCGATCTTGTCGGCGTGGTAGGCGATGTCGCTGGCGAAGTAGGTGGTGGCGCCGCCCTGCTTGCGCACGACGCGATCCTTGTCGTCGCCCTCGGCCTCGCTCTTGAAGTAGAGGGCGCCGTCGCGCTCCTCGAGGTAGCCGTCGCGTTCGAGCTGGGCCAGCGCGGCGCGGACCCGGCCCCAGCGGTGCAAGCTCTCCTCGGAGAACCAGACGTCGTGGTGGATGCGCAGCTCGGCGAGGGTGCGGCGAATGCCCGGGAGCATGCGAGAACCCGGGACGCCATCGAGGATGCGCGCCGCGGCGACGCGGGCCAGGGTGGAGGGATCGGGATCGGTGAGCGCGGCAGGGTCGTTGTCGCGGATCCAGGTGGCGAGCTCGCGGACGTAGTCACCGCCGTAGCCACCTTCGGGGTGAGGGACGCCTTCGAGGGCAGCGCGCACCGAATCCCCGAGCAGCCGGATCTGGTTGCCGAAGTCGTTGATGTAGTACTCGCGGACGACGCGATGGCCTGCCGCTTCGAGCAAGGCGCCCACGGCGTCACCGAGGATGGCGCCGCGGCCATGGCTGATGAGCAGGGGGCCGGTGGGGTTGGCGCTGACGAACTCGAGGAGGATGCGCTCTCCCGTGGCAGCAGGAGCGCGGCCATAGCCGGTGCCCTGGGCCTGCACGTCACGGAGGACGCGGTGGAACACGGCGGCCTGGAGGCGGAAGTTGAGGAAGCCAGGACCCGCGATGTCGACGGTGCGGAACGCGGGGATGCGGCGCAGGCGCTCGGCGAGGAGGTTCGCGAGGTCGCGGGGAGCGCGGCCAGCGAGCTTCTGGATCGCGAGGGGAGCATTGGTGGCGAGGTCGCCATGCTCCGCGCGCTTGGGACGCTCGACCGCGAACGCCGCGCCCGTCACGTCCGCTGGAAGCTCGCCCGAGGTCGCCAGATCGGCGAGCGCGGCGCTCACGAGACCTTTGACCTGTTCCTCGATGCCCATGGGTGACATCCGCTGTAAACCACAAGGTGCGACATCGCCAAATTTGAGGCCACTGTACGGATGACGATGGCCTCGGGCGGGCGGACCGGAATCCCGGGCCTGGCGTCAGGCGCCGGTACAGGTCGACGGGAAGATGCGTTGACACCGGCTCGTAGCGTGTGCCGAGGTCCTTGGACGTACGGAGGATCCCGACGGAGATGCGCTCGCGAACGGTGAAGCTGCTGTCGCCAGGAGGCCTCCCGGCGCTCGAAAGATCGAAGGATCCGCGGCTCTCTTGGCCGCAGCACGCGCTTCGTCCCACGTCGGTGAGATGGCTGTTCGGCAAGCGGATCCACCGGGGTGGCGACGAGTAGCACCTTCACACCGAGAAGCCGCGCACCGAGACGTCGCGCGCGCTCGAAGATCTGCTCTCGTGGCATTTCCGCATCGTGGAGCGACGCGCGCTCCCACTCGATGTTTGCCGGTCCGAGCATGCTTTCGGTGCCTGTCACGAAGGTCGTGAGGGGCTAGACTGCTCCCGTGCTCGTCGGTGCCGATCTCGGGATTTGAGCGGTCCACCGGCGAAGTGCCATGGCTTGGAAAGGAGATCCAATGCTGCCTGTTCATACAAGGGTGCTGGGAATGACGGCTGCTCTCGTCCTGCTCGGGATCGGGGTCGGCTGCGGTGGTGACTCGTCGGAGACGACGGGCAGCGGGGGCAGCGGCGCGGGAAGCCCGACGAGCGGCGGTGGAAACAGCAGCGGCGACGGGGGATCGCTCTTCCCCTCGGGCCCTGGCGGAGGTGGCCAGGGCGTCGGAGGCAACAACGGCAACTGCAACCCGACGCTCACCGGCATCGTGCGCGACTTCAAAGCGTACAACGGTGGCAACGGTCACCCGGACTTCGAGACGTTCGGTGGTCAGGGGTTGAGAGGTATCGTTCGCGAGGATCTCGGCGAAGACCACAAGCCGGTGTACGCGCACGGCGGAGGCACGGCGCACACGACCGGGCCCAACGAGTTCAACCAGTGGTACCGCGACGTGGCCGAGGTGAACCACCGCATCGAATTCGAGGTGCAGGGCACGGTCGACAACAACGGCCTGTTCACGTACGCCAACAGCGCGTTCTTCCCGATCGACAACCAGGGCTGGGGCAACGAGGGGAACGCGCACAACTTCCACTTCACCTTCGAACTTCACATGACGTTCAAGTTCCAGGGCGGTGAGGTGTTCAGCTTCAGTGGCGACGACGATCTGTGGGTCTTCGTGAACAACAAGCTCGCCATCGATCTCGGCGGTCTGCACAGCGAGCTGAGCGAGACGCTGACCCTCGACGACGCCAAGGCAGCGGAGCTGGGGCTCGTGCCGGGTCAGGAGTATCCGCTCGACTTCTTCCACGCAGAGCGGCACACGACGGAGTCGAACTTCAAGGTGCAGTCGACGCTCGACTTCACCAACTGCAACCCGATCATCTTCTGAGGCCGAGGGTCTGGGGGGGCGCCTCTCTTCCTGGATACGCCCCCGCTCCAGCCCCCATCCCCGCTCAGTCCTGGGCTCGGGCGCGCTCTCTGATCTGCGCGAGGACCAGGTCGATCTGGCGCTCGGTGTCCTCGCGGGTGCCGCTGTTGTCGATCACGAAGTCGGCCGCCGCCACCTTGTCGGCGAGGGGAAGCTGGGCGGCGATCCTGGCGCGCGCCTGGGCCTCGGTCGCGCCGTCGCGGGCCATGGCCCGCACCACCTGGACCTCCTCGGGGACGGCCACCACGACGAGGGGCCTGAACATGTCGGCGAGCCCGTTCTCGACGAGCAGCGGTGCCTCGTAGCAGGCGACCAGCTCGCCGCGCTCCCGGAGCGCGAGGGCTCGGCTCATACCGAGGGCGCCGATGCGGGGGTGCAGGATGCCGTTGAGGCGGCGGCGCTCGTCGTCGTCGTTGAACACGATCTCGGCGAGGCGCGCGCGGTCGAGGGTCCCGTCCGGGCGCAGGACATCGTCACCGAAGGCGCGGACGACCTCGGCGAGGCCTTCGCTGCCAGGGAGGACGACCTCGCGGGCGAGGACGTCGGCGTCGATCACCGGGACGCCCTGGGCTTCGAGGCGTCGGGCGACGGTGCTCTTGCCCGAAGAGAGGCCCCCCGTGAGGCCGAACAGGATGAAGCCCACCTACCCTGAGCCTCCGCCGAGGGCCTGGATGAGGTCGCGCATGCGGGCGAGGTCGGAGTCGGTGAAGCGTTCGTCGAGGAGGTCCGAGGCCAGCACATCGACGTCCCGCGCGAGGTGAGCGAGCGCTCTCTGAAGGATGTCGTCGTGGTCGAAGGCCAGGGGCCCCGTCCGCTCGGTGCCCGATTCGAGGCGGTAACCCAGGTCGGCCGAAGGTTCGAGACGCCACCAGCGGGCTTCGTGCGCATCATCACCCGCCTGGGCCTCCCCGAGGCGGCGGGGCGGGACGAGGGCGAGGTGCGCGACGGAGACCACCCACCCCCGCGGGTCCCGGCCCGGCTCGGAGAAGGTGTAGACCTGCTCGAGGTGGACGCCGCGCAAGCCAGTCTCTTCTTCCAGCTCCCGCGCGGCCGCTTGTTCGACCGACTCACCCGGGTCGCAGAAGCCACCCGGGAGCGCCCAGCGGCCTTCGTACGGGTCTTTGCCTCGTCGGATGAGCAGTACTTGCAAGCCGGGTTGGGGACCACTTGCACTCACATCCGGAGCAATCACGACTACATCCGCGGTCAGCGAGGGCTTGGGGTACGACCTGCTTTCAGCGTGTGCGCTCATGCGTAATCAGCCTACCTCACGGACATCACAACTTCCGAGCACTTAAGTATGGTTCTCAGATCAAATACGCCTACGATGGACCTGTGACGGCAAAGCTCGAGACGGTCGCAGATGCCCGGCCGAGCATCCTGCCAACGCGGCCCGAATCGCATCAGCGGCCGACCGCGGAGGGGCTCGCTTCGTGGCTGTCGCAGATCGATGTCGCGGTAATCGAGGTCGATGGGGATGGCCGCATCATCCGGATGAACGCTGCCGCAGAGCGTTTGACGGGGTGGTCGTTGGCCGAAACGCGTGGTGCCGCCGTGGACGAGGTGGTGCGCGTGGTCACGCCCGATCGCGGAGGTGACGTCGATGACGACGGGGAGCGCGAAGAGATCAGTGGATCCTCGCTTCTGCCCGAACTCTTCGGGGCAGCACCGACGGGTGGCGACGATCGAAGACATCAGACGGCGCTGATTGCGAGACGCGATGGCGAGCTGATCTCGATCCGTCACACGGCCGGGATGATGCCGGCGCGCGGGGGTGAAGGAGCCGCGAGTCCGCAGAGGGTGCTGCTGTTCCGCGAGGTGACGGCCGCCGAGGAGGCCGCGCAGAGCGTGCGGTCCGACTCGCTGACGCATCTGCTGGATCGGCGGAGCATCAT is part of the Chondromyces crocatus genome and encodes:
- a CDS encoding MFS transporter; this translates as MVHGASAPGREERAITARDRVVLGLLAVVTALLFADQNLMAPNLTQIAAEFGFDAVERDTKLGSAIAAAFFLVGGLMSVGAGYLTDRFPRKWLFVGVVVVGEIPCLWTGFVRSYEELFVARMLTGIGLGAAMPLLYSLLGDYFSARVRASASAVTTFAMGIGIAGGQVLAGAVGPEHGWRLPFVLVAAPNFVLAGVVALVMREPQRGGAEAVQVVSGGQNERVALADWKALLRVRTNALLFLQGLPGCVPWGMLFTFWNDYFAQDKGLGVGPATLLVMVVGGAVIGGSLLGGLLGNHVYRRRPNALPVLCGVAAIVGVLPALALINTPAHTGDGAPGMGALMGLGAVMGLVISIPSANIRAMLVNVNPPAARGSVFGLFNLADDLGKGLGPFLIGPLVAVLGRTGAFNVAASLWVLCGLALLAAGRTFAGDQEAMEAGLRARQGG
- a CDS encoding SPOR domain-containing protein, which gives rise to MSHRADIVDPGAIRNLDQIQETEADRRPSRAGALVLASLGGACIVFAAVALLRVPARERPTPADPLGDLVARTHPAGVKIDRKPSIGHQVTFPELLSDSDRPTTALEAVRERPKADPALPFPLASGAPTAPPPAADKLPVVELPAQVMLEPIAQGKDALTEMARHVSREGGQEVAIGSPGNFQLQVSSFKEPADAEKFAAALRRRGHHAYVEPAYVKGRGLWHRVRIGPFKHKHSAVIYRQEFEAKERLVTFIVDPPKTTVKIKETQDDA
- the argS gene encoding arginine--tRNA ligase — protein: MGIEEQVKGLVSAALADLATSGELPADVTGAAFAVERPKRAEHGDLATNAPLAIQKLAGRAPRDLANLLAERLRRIPAFRTVDIAGPGFLNFRLQAAVFHRVLRDVQAQGTGYGRAPAATGERILLEFVSANPTGPLLISHGRGAILGDAVGALLEAAGHRVVREYYINDFGNQIRLLGDSVRAALEGVPHPEGGYGGDYVRELATWIRDNDPAALTDPDPSTLARVAAARILDGVPGSRMLPGIRRTLAELRIHHDVWFSEESLHRWGRVRAALAQLERDGYLEERDGALYFKSEAEGDDKDRVVRKQGGATTYFASDIAYHADKIARGYDRLLVVLGADHHGYTARVRGALRALGLPSERFEVLLYQLVNLLRDGKPYKLGKRLGNLITVEEVVEEIDHAAGRRGAGADALRYFYLSRRSDNVIDLDLEIAKKASLDNPVFYLQYGHARLCSVLRRAREVFGLTPPPITDTLAEKLTHPDELAILARLGRFPAVIAEAATLREPHRTLFYLQDLSQAFQSYWTRLKGENDAILPSAAITAEPGWEAHWDRDKTLARLAWVEAIRTVYGAGLRLAGITALDHMEKRAADAGAPAPEGAASPAHDDDDLSDPSRSE
- a CDS encoding fibro-slime domain-containing protein, with product MTAALVLLGIGVGCGGDSSETTGSGGSGAGSPTSGGGNSSGDGGSLFPSGPGGGGQGVGGNNGNCNPTLTGIVRDFKAYNGGNGHPDFETFGGQGLRGIVREDLGEDHKPVYAHGGGTAHTTGPNEFNQWYRDVAEVNHRIEFEVQGTVDNNGLFTYANSAFFPIDNQGWGNEGNAHNFHFTFELHMTFKFQGGEVFSFSGDDDLWVFVNNKLAIDLGGLHSELSETLTLDDAKAAELGLVPGQEYPLDFFHAERHTTESNFKVQSTLDFTNCNPIIF
- the coaE gene encoding dephospho-CoA kinase (Dephospho-CoA kinase (CoaE) performs the final step in coenzyme A biosynthesis.), translating into MGFILFGLTGGLSSGKSTVARRLEAQGVPVIDADVLAREVVLPGSEGLAEVVRAFGDDVLRPDGTLDRARLAEIVFNDDDERRRLNGILHPRIGALGMSRALALRERGELVACYEAPLLVENGLADMFRPLVVVAVPEEVQVVRAMARDGATEAQARARIAAQLPLADKVAAADFVIDNSGTREDTERQIDLVLAQIRERARAQD
- a CDS encoding NUDIX domain-containing protein — translated: MSAHAESRSYPKPSLTADVVVIAPDVSASGPQPGLQVLLIRRGKDPYEGRWALPGGFCDPGESVEQAAARELEEETGLRGVHLEQVYTFSEPGRDPRGWVVSVAHLALVPPRRLGEAQAGDDAHEARWWRLEPSADLGYRLESGTERTGPLAFDHDDILQRALAHLARDVDVLASDLLDERFTDSDLARMRDLIQALGGGSG